In the genome of Pseudomonas fluorescens, the window CTGGTTGCTGATGCCGATGTCATAGAGGCCATTGTCGGCCGAGAGTTTCAGGTTCAATTGACTGTCGAGCGCATCACCGCGCGCCACAGCGCGCAAAGTAGTCAGGCTCCAGGCCCGACGGTCGTTGGCCAATGGCAGGCGAAACCAGATCAGGCCCGCAAGATGTTTCGGTGGATCGGCCCGCAGCTCGGTACCGAGGGTGCGTAACGACTGCGGATCGGCGAGCAACTCCCGGCGCAGTCCTTCGCGCTCCACCGTGACTTCGCTTTCCACAATGGGCGCGCCACCCGCCGACGGCAGCAACGCCACGCCATAGGCCGGCAGCGCCAGATAGAAGGGTTTTGTCGTGATTCGGCTCCAGGTTTTCGCCCATTGCCGGGCTTGATCGGCATCAAACAAGCCACGACGCGGATCGCTCACCGCGTGCACCTGCAACACACTGCTGTCGACTGTGGATAACAACGCCGACAGTTCGCGACTGTCGAGCCAGGACGGCAACGCGGTGATGCTCAGGGGCAACGACGTCGGCAACGCTCCGCGCAAATGCGCGAGAAACTGGCGATACGCCGGTAGCCGAGCGTTACCGGCGTCGTGGTCGATTTCCACGCCGGCGAGGTTCAATCCCTGTCCCTGCCAATCGCTGATCACCTGCCGGATTTGCGCCGTAACCTCATCCTGATCCAGCGCCTTGAGCTGCCCATCCAGGCGGATCACCGCAATCACCGGCCGGCCATCGCGCTTGAGCAGTGCCGGGTCAATCCGGGCCCGACTCCAGCCGGCGTTGGGGAAAGCCTGCAAGGCCAGCACTCGCAACGTCGAAAAATCGACGCGGCTGTCCCTGAGGGCTGCGTCGTGGGCCGGCGTCCACTGGCGCTGCCAGACGTAAAGCTGTTGATCCAGCGGCGGTGCATCCTGTCTTTCGCAACCGGTGGTGAGCGCCAGCGCCATCAGCAAGACCATCGAGCGAGTGAAAAAAACCATTGAAACGCCTGTTCCTGAAATTCAGAAAGGGCCTCTGCGGCCCTTTTTCGTTCTGCTCACTACCCTACCCAGCCATCGACCGGCGGGCAATATTCGCCTGCAATGATCGTCAGATATCGAGTACCAACGGCTGCGCCCCCTGCGCCGGAATCGCACAGCAAATCAGCACTTGTCCGTCATCCGGCACCTCCGCTGGAGGCAGTGGGTAATGCACCTGACCGCTGATCAGGCGCGTACTGCAGGTGCCGCAGGAACCACCACGACAACTGAATTCCGGACGCAGGCCACGGCTTTCCGCCAACTCCAGCAAGCTGCCGCCCTCCGGTTGCCAGCGCGCCTCCTTGGCCGAGCGCTGGAACACCACGGGTACGGACGTGGTGGCGGCTGGCGGTTGCTCGATGACCACCGCATCGGGGTCCGATCGCCGGCGCAAGGTGGACGGGCCGAAGGTTTCGGCGTGAATCCGCGAATCGCGAATGTCCAACTCGCGCAAGCCGTCGTACAGCGACTGGGTAAAACTCCCGGGACCACAGACGACAAAATCCGGCTGATCGTAGTCCTCGACTGTCAGCAGATCCTTGAGCAGCGCGACGTCGATCCGTCCACTGAGGTCGAAGTCCTCTCCTTGTATCGCCTCGGCTTCCGGTTGACTGAGCAAGCGCACCACCCGCACCGCGTCACCGGCATCCTCGAGCAAGCGATCCAGCTCCCGGCGAAACGGCTGGTCGGCCAGCGTGCGCGAACTCTGGATGAACCATGTCGGCCGGATACGGCGGGTGCGCAAACCCTGGTAAACCACCTCCCGCAGCATCGACAACAGCGGCGTGATGCCGACCCCGGCCGCCAGCAACACCAGTGGCCGACGCTCATGGGGCGCCACGGTGAAATGCCCTTGCGGCGCCCGCGCCTCCAACAGGTCGCCAACACGAATCTGCTCATGCAAATGCGTAGACACCCGCCCGTCACGCTTCACGCTGATGCGGAAAAAATCATCGGACGGCGCGCTCGATAGGCTGTACGTGCGAATGTGCACATCGCCGCCAATGTTGAAGCGCAGGGGCAAATGCTGCCCGGCCTGAAACAGTGGCAACCCGGCGCCATCGGCGGGCTCCAGGTAAATCGAGCGAATGTTGTGGCTTTGCGCTTCAATCCGCACCACCCGCAACGGCCGCCATTGATCGCCCAGGGCCTTGGCCTGCAAACGCGCCTTGGCCTGCTCCCAAGTGCCGGTGAGCAAACTGGTGGGTGAAACTCCGTCGAAGCGCCAGCGCAATGCCAGGGCGGCCGGGCGACGGACCACCTGCTCGACATCGATCGTCCACAGGCGCTCGGCTCCCTGGAACGCCTCGACCTGAGGACCGTCCAGGATGATTTCGGTGCGCCCGCTGAGTTGCAGCAAATCACCGGTATTGAAATCGATGAACAACAACCCCGCCCGGGGATTGAGCAGCAGGTTGCCCAAGGTGTTGAAATGCAGGTTGCCGGCGAAGTCCGGAATGGTCAGGCGATTGCCCTCCACACGGACGAAACCGGTCTGACCGCCGCGGTGCGACACATCCACCGAGCGCTCACCGTCGACATCCACATAACTGGCAACGAAGAACGTGTCCGCCTCGGCGATCATAGCTTTGGCCGCGTCATCCAGTTCGTTGAAATGCTGGGCGGCACGCGTCGAGGGATCGGCCAGCGGCACCGAGCGAAACTGGCGCAACTGAATGTACTGCGGGCAATTGCCGAAGGACTGATCCACCGTCACCGCGAAACCGTCTGTGGTCATGGCGCGAACATGCCCATTGATGCGGTTGCGGCGGCGGGTGTGCAACTCGATGCCCAACAGACCGATGGCCGAGCCGTCGCTCAACTGCGCGGGATCATCAAAGGCCGGCAGGCTGCGAAATTGCAGCAAGCCAGGTTCTGGTGAGTGGGCGAAACCGGGATGACCTTCCAGGATGCTGGCCCAGGGACGACCGTCGGCATCCACCGCTGCGTACAGCATGAACGGCAATTGCTGATAGAAGGTGCGGTGCTGGTCCGGCATCTCGCTGCGAATCACCTTACGCCCGAACGCCTCCATTCGTTCGGCAACGCCCACATGTGCCTGTAGCTGTTTCTCGCCAGCATGCCAGGGTGAACGGTCCATACGGTTGCTCCCTTGCGCCACTGGCGCAGAACGGGGCGGCCCGGTGTTGCCGGGCCACCAACATCAGGCGGTTTTTTGCAGGCCGGCGACGGTGCGCGGCATGCCGACAAAACCCGGCAAGGCTTCGATGCGGGCCAGCCAGGCGCGAATGTTGGCGTACTCGTCCAGCGACACATTGCCCTCGGGCGCATGGGCGATGTAGCTGTAGGCGGCAACGTCGGCAATCGTCGGTTCAGTGCCGGCCAGATACGGCGTATTGGCCAGTTCGTGATCGATCACTTTGAGCACGGCATGGGCGTAGGCAATCACTTCCGCAGCGTTGTAAGGCGCGCCAAACACGGTGATCAATCTTGCCCGGGCGGGGCCGAAGGCAATCGGACCGGCAGCCGCCGACAACCAGCGCTGGACCTTGGCGGCCCCTACCGGATCAGCCGGCAGCCAGCGGCCGTTGCCGTACTTTTGCGCCAGGTAAACCAGAATCGCGTTGGAGTCGGCCAACACCACGCCCTGGTCATCAATCACCGGTACCTGGCCGAATGCATTGAGCGCCAGGAACGCAGGTTGCTTGTGCTCGCCCTTGGCGAGATCAACCAAGATCAATTCGGTCGGCAGCTTCAGCAGGGACAGCATCAACTCGACACGATGAGCGTGGCCGGAACGTGGGAAGTTGTAGAGTTTGATCGCTTGCATGGTCGACACCTCGGGGTGAGTGCTGCTGTTCAGGAGAGATGGGTCGTATCTTCTACTCACATCCAAACCAACAGAATCACCAGCCAACGCAATCCATTATTTCAGTGCTTGAAATAATTCAACGCGTGAGTGCCGGATGCTCGCGCAGGGTCTTCACCGCGAAATCGACAAAACTGCGCACCCGGGCCGGCGCTTTGCGCCCGCCCTGATAGACCACATGGATGGGCAACGGCGGCAGTTCGAAGTCGGCCAGAATGATTTCCAGCTCACCGGCATCCACCTTGCTCGCCACTTGATAAGACAGTACCCGCGTGAACCCCAACCCCAGGCAGGCTGCCGTAATGGCCGCTTGATTGGCTGTCACCACCAGTCGCGGTTCAGCCCGGACACTCAAGGTTTCGCCGTCTTCAATGAATGGCCAACTCCTGAGTTGGCCGATAGCCGAGGTCGCGATAATCGGCGCCTGGGCCAGTTCCCGGGGATGCCTGGGCCGACCATGGCCGGCCAGAAACTGTGGCGAGGCGCAGATCACCCGCCGCACCTCGCCCACGCGGATCGCATGCTGATTGCTGTCGGGTAGTTCGCCGATGCGAATCGCCACATCGACGCCCTCCTCGACCACGCTCACCACCCGGTCCACCAGCAGCGCGTTGATGCAGACCTCGGGGAATTGCGTCAGATAATTCACCATCAACGGCGTGACAAACAGCTCTCCAAACAAGACCGGCGCGGTGATGGTCAGTTGCCCACGGGGATGGATATGGCTGCCCGCTGCCGAGTCCTCGGCTTCCTGCACCTCGGCGAGAATTCTCCGACAGTCTTCCAGATATCGCTGGCCGGCCTCACTCAAATACACGCTGCGCGTGGTACGCGTGAGCAGTTGCGTGCCAATCCGCTTCTCCAGCGCCGCTACCGCTCGGGTGACACTGGCCGCCGACAGACCCAAACCCCGCGCCGCCGCCGAAAAACCCTGCTCCTTGGCGACAGCAGCGAAGACCTGCATTTCCTGGAAGCGGTCCATGGGCAAGTCCTCATTTCAGATAGATAAGTCGCAATCGAAGGCCGGAATGTCAGGCGCAAGTGTTCAACAACATAGTTGGGCGTCCGACCATCAGGTAAATCAATGGGCTACTGCACTCTAGCGCCTGCACCGTAAAAACCAAGCGTGTCACAAACCTCAAAAACCGGACCGTGGATTATTGATAATTATTGAGGATTATTTTCTTGCGACGGGTGCGACTGTTGGCAATTATCCGGATCGGTCCGCTGCAACGGCTAATGCCTGACACGAAACAAGAGCCACTGGCTCGGCGCAGCTCGTTTCCAGGCAAGGGCGCGTCAGCGGACTCCATCAACTGCAGCAGAATTCCAGCCTGCATTAACAGGCGGAATATACGACTGCTCCTATACTACAAACCACCCTGTTACCTATTGGGTTTTTGGTAGGTACCTCGTTGAAGTTTTCTCTACTTAAAGTAAGGCGTTATGGGTTTTTAACGCTTGGACGGCTGTCCGTCGATCTTGCTTTATGGATTCACTTAGTAGGGAAGAGTTGAACTTCAACGGCCTGGCTAACCTGTGTGACACCGCAAGGAGTTCGACAATGTTGCGCACTAACATTTCCGCTAGAGCACTGTCAGGTGGTTTGCTCGACGTACTGATTCGCGCCGGGCTGATTACGGTGCTGGTACTGTTCTGCTTCCAGATCTTCCACCCCTTCCTCAACCTGAT includes:
- a CDS encoding DUF3142 domain-containing protein, which encodes MVFFTRSMVLLMALALTTGCERQDAPPLDQQLYVWQRQWTPAHDAALRDSRVDFSTLRVLALQAFPNAGWSRARIDPALLKRDGRPVIAVIRLDGQLKALDQDEVTAQIRQVISDWQGQGLNLAGVEIDHDAGNARLPAYRQFLAHLRGALPTSLPLSITALPSWLDSRELSALLSTVDSSVLQVHAVSDPRRGLFDADQARQWAKTWSRITTKPFYLALPAYGVALLPSAGGAPIVESEVTVEREGLRRELLADPQSLRTLGTELRADPPKHLAGLIWFRLPLANDRRAWSLTTLRAVARGDALDSQLNLKLSADNGLYDIGISNQGNLDRAWPERLTLAVSGCEGADALAGYALQQRPDLLTFTRLRDGRIPAGGQRAIGWARCAHIDQGGSNVHP
- a CDS encoding pyridoxamine 5'-phosphate oxidase family protein, which translates into the protein MDRSPWHAGEKQLQAHVGVAERMEAFGRKVIRSEMPDQHRTFYQQLPFMLYAAVDADGRPWASILEGHPGFAHSPEPGLLQFRSLPAFDDPAQLSDGSAIGLLGIELHTRRRNRINGHVRAMTTDGFAVTVDQSFGNCPQYIQLRQFRSVPLADPSTRAAQHFNELDDAAKAMIAEADTFFVASYVDVDGERSVDVSHRGGQTGFVRVEGNRLTIPDFAGNLHFNTLGNLLLNPRAGLLFIDFNTGDLLQLSGRTEIILDGPQVEAFQGAERLWTIDVEQVVRRPAALALRWRFDGVSPTSLLTGTWEQAKARLQAKALGDQWRPLRVVRIEAQSHNIRSIYLEPADGAGLPLFQAGQHLPLRFNIGGDVHIRTYSLSSAPSDDFFRISVKRDGRVSTHLHEQIRVGDLLEARAPQGHFTVAPHERRPLVLLAAGVGITPLLSMLREVVYQGLRTRRIRPTWFIQSSRTLADQPFRRELDRLLEDAGDAVRVVRLLSQPEAEAIQGEDFDLSGRIDVALLKDLLTVEDYDQPDFVVCGPGSFTQSLYDGLRELDIRDSRIHAETFGPSTLRRRSDPDAVVIEQPPAATTSVPVVFQRSAKEARWQPEGGSLLELAESRGLRPEFSCRGGSCGTCSTRLISGQVHYPLPPAEVPDDGQVLICCAIPAQGAQPLVLDI
- a CDS encoding glutathione S-transferase, with the protein product MQAIKLYNFPRSGHAHRVELMLSLLKLPTELILVDLAKGEHKQPAFLALNAFGQVPVIDDQGVVLADSNAILVYLAQKYGNGRWLPADPVGAAKVQRWLSAAAGPIAFGPARARLITVFGAPYNAAEVIAYAHAVLKVIDHELANTPYLAGTEPTIADVAAYSYIAHAPEGNVSLDEYANIRAWLARIEALPGFVGMPRTVAGLQKTA
- a CDS encoding LysR family transcriptional regulator; this encodes MDRFQEMQVFAAVAKEQGFSAAARGLGLSAASVTRAVAALEKRIGTQLLTRTTRSVYLSEAGQRYLEDCRRILAEVQEAEDSAAGSHIHPRGQLTITAPVLFGELFVTPLMVNYLTQFPEVCINALLVDRVVSVVEEGVDVAIRIGELPDSNQHAIRVGEVRRVICASPQFLAGHGRPRHPRELAQAPIIATSAIGQLRSWPFIEDGETLSVRAEPRLVVTANQAAITAACLGLGFTRVLSYQVASKVDAGELEIILADFELPPLPIHVVYQGGRKAPARVRSFVDFAVKTLREHPALTR